From Thermomonas sp. XSG, one genomic window encodes:
- the pstS gene encoding phosphate ABC transporter substrate-binding protein PstS has product MFRSAFRLTALCLTLATGLAACSGGSDRTGADATQADRVADVVTGAGASFVYPLFSKWSSDYARLNGKRINYQSIGSGGGIAQIKAGTVDFGSSDKPLPTDELVKDGLVQFPSVIGGVVPVVNLPGIEAGKLRLTGPLLADIYLGKVTRWNDPAIAAANPGLALPAGKINVVRRSDGSGTTFNFTNYLSKASADWKAKVGEGTTVNWIATSVGGKGNEGVASYVKQLKGAIGYVELSYALQNKMAYTAMRNAAGHWVQPGAASFAAAAASADWKNARDFALVITDAPGADAWPIAATNFILMRRQPRDPASAEAAREFFRWAWANGGAQAAALDYVPLPPELVRQIEAYWAGQPA; this is encoded by the coding sequence ATGTTCCGCTCCGCCTTCCGCCTCACCGCCCTCTGCCTGACCTTGGCCACCGGCCTGGCCGCGTGCTCCGGGGGCAGTGACCGCACCGGTGCCGATGCCACGCAGGCCGACCGGGTTGCCGACGTCGTCACCGGCGCCGGCGCAAGCTTCGTGTATCCGCTGTTCTCGAAGTGGTCGTCCGACTACGCCAGGCTGAACGGGAAGCGCATCAACTACCAGTCGATCGGCTCCGGCGGCGGCATCGCCCAGATCAAGGCCGGTACGGTGGACTTCGGCTCCTCCGACAAGCCGCTGCCCACCGACGAGCTGGTGAAGGACGGGCTGGTCCAGTTCCCCTCGGTGATCGGCGGGGTGGTGCCGGTGGTCAACCTGCCCGGCATCGAGGCCGGCAAGCTGCGCCTGACCGGTCCGCTGCTGGCGGATATCTATCTTGGCAAGGTGACCCGCTGGAATGACCCGGCCATCGCCGCGGCCAACCCGGGCCTCGCGCTGCCGGCCGGGAAGATCAACGTGGTGCGCCGCTCCGACGGCTCGGGCACCACCTTCAACTTCACCAACTACCTCTCCAAGGCGAGCGCCGACTGGAAGGCGAAGGTCGGCGAAGGCACCACCGTGAACTGGATCGCCACCAGCGTGGGCGGCAAGGGCAACGAAGGCGTTGCCTCCTACGTCAAGCAGCTCAAGGGCGCGATCGGCTATGTCGAGCTGTCCTACGCCCTGCAGAACAAAATGGCCTACACCGCGATGCGCAATGCCGCGGGCCATTGGGTGCAGCCCGGCGCGGCGAGCTTCGCCGCAGCCGCTGCCAGCGCCGACTGGAAGAACGCGCGTGACTTCGCGCTGGTCATCACCGACGCGCCCGGCGCCGACGCCTGGCCGATCGCCGCCACCAATTTCATCCTGATGCGCCGGCAGCCGCGCGATCCCGCCTCGGCCGAGGCGGCCCGCGAGTTCTTCCGCTGGGCCTGGGCCAACGGCGGCGCGCAGGCAGCGGCGCTGGACTACGTGCCCCTGCCGCCCGAACTGGTGCGCCAGATCGAGGCGTACTGGGCCGGGCAGCCCGCCTGA
- the pstS gene encoding phosphate ABC transporter substrate-binding protein PstS — MRIAALALVTSLSAGLSASAFASDVTGAGASFVYPAMSKWSSDYKAATGKEVNYQSIGSGGGIAQIKAGTVDFGSSDKPLPPAELARSGLAQFPSVIGGIVPAFNLPGIAAGAMKLDPDVLADIFLGKIKMWNDPRIVATNRGLNLPAQKITVVHRSDGSGTTFNFTNYLSKVSPSWKTEVGEGTAVKWPVGIGGKGNEGVSAYVKQIRGSIGYVELAYAIQNKVSYSRLKNAAGNYINPSDDSFAEAAASADWKSTKDFFLIVTNAPGENAWPITATNFMLVHKNSKPGTKAALDFFRWVYANGDASAASLGYVPLPDSLVQQIDTYWTQNVK, encoded by the coding sequence ATCCGCATCGCCGCGCTCGCGCTGGTGACCAGCCTGTCCGCCGGCCTGTCCGCCAGCGCCTTCGCGTCCGACGTCACCGGCGCCGGCGCCTCCTTCGTCTACCCGGCGATGTCCAAGTGGTCGTCCGACTACAAGGCCGCGACCGGCAAGGAAGTGAACTACCAGTCGATCGGCTCCGGCGGCGGCATCGCCCAGATCAAGGCCGGCACCGTGGACTTCGGCTCCTCCGACAAGCCGCTGCCGCCGGCCGAGCTGGCGCGCTCGGGTCTGGCGCAGTTCCCGTCGGTGATCGGCGGGATCGTGCCGGCGTTCAACCTGCCCGGTATCGCCGCCGGCGCCATGAAGCTGGACCCGGACGTGCTGGCCGACATCTTCCTCGGCAAGATCAAGATGTGGAACGACCCGCGCATCGTCGCCACCAACCGCGGCCTGAACCTGCCGGCGCAGAAGATCACCGTGGTGCACCGCTCCGATGGTTCCGGCACCACCTTCAACTTCACCAACTACCTGTCCAAGGTCAGCCCGTCGTGGAAGACGGAGGTCGGTGAAGGCACCGCGGTGAAGTGGCCGGTCGGCATCGGCGGCAAGGGCAACGAGGGCGTGTCCGCCTACGTCAAGCAGATCCGCGGCAGCATCGGCTACGTCGAGCTGGCCTACGCGATCCAGAACAAGGTGTCCTACTCGCGACTGAAAAACGCCGCCGGCAATTACATCAACCCGAGCGACGACAGCTTCGCCGAGGCCGCCGCCAGCGCCGACTGGAAGTCGACCAAGGACTTCTTCCTGATCGTCACCAACGCACCTGGCGAGAACGCCTGGCCGATCACCGCCACCAACTTCATGCTGGTGCACAAGAACAGCAAGCCGGGCACCAAGGCCGCGCTGGACTTCTTCCGCTGGGTCTATGCCAACGGCGATGCGTCCGCCGCTTCGCTTGGCTACGTCCCGCTCCCCGACTCGCTGGTCCAGCAGATCGATACCTACTGGACCCAGAACGTCAAGTAA
- a CDS encoding porin, which yields MRPTRLAVAIALIAGTVSFNVAAQSAPSAQDIAELKAQIAALQAQIQSLEERNDAQSEVNVDTATQLDNLTNNSVKVETKGGLKVTSADKNFEASLGGRIHFDAYSFDKDVAATTDTTEFRRARLTLSGKAYGWEYKMEQDFSAGTNLDGIRDMYIARNMMGGKLTIGHFKPYRSMEELTSSNEILMMERPSTSATGLYNGRQFQQGVGYLRAGDSYTFGVSAFNMRSAPTARTEGLGFSARGTWAPIDTGTTTLHLGGSYSHENLNKGTPNLSAVSHYAGRRGPSQTMATTTAGTGGNDSQIDTFGLEAAFRNGPLFLQSEYARASYGQANGTSQDVDAYYVQGSFMLNGGLKAYKGATGVFGSPKVGESGLWELTARYDVMENKDVNDMKTTSALIGLNYYINPNMRVMLNYTKGKNDKTGDEPGQIALRTQFAF from the coding sequence ATGCGTCCCACCCGTCTGGCCGTCGCGATCGCCCTGATCGCCGGCACCGTCAGTTTCAACGTCGCCGCGCAGAGTGCCCCCAGCGCCCAGGACATCGCCGAGCTGAAGGCGCAGATCGCCGCGCTGCAGGCCCAGATCCAGAGCCTGGAAGAACGCAACGATGCGCAGTCGGAAGTCAACGTCGACACCGCCACCCAGCTCGACAACCTCACCAACAACAGCGTGAAGGTGGAGACCAAGGGCGGCCTGAAGGTGACCTCGGCCGACAAGAACTTCGAGGCCTCGCTGGGCGGCCGCATCCATTTCGACGCATACAGCTTCGACAAGGACGTGGCGGCGACCACCGACACCACCGAGTTCCGTCGTGCCCGCCTGACCCTGTCCGGCAAGGCCTACGGCTGGGAATACAAGATGGAGCAGGACTTCTCCGCCGGCACCAACCTGGACGGCATCCGCGACATGTACATCGCCCGCAACATGATGGGCGGCAAGCTCACCATCGGCCACTTCAAGCCGTACCGCTCGATGGAAGAGCTGACCAGCTCCAACGAGATCCTGATGATGGAGCGCCCCAGCACCTCCGCCACCGGCCTCTACAACGGCCGCCAGTTCCAGCAGGGCGTGGGCTACCTGCGCGCCGGCGACAGCTACACCTTCGGCGTCAGCGCGTTCAACATGCGCAGCGCGCCGACCGCCCGCACCGAGGGTCTGGGCTTCTCCGCGCGCGGCACCTGGGCGCCGATCGATACCGGTACCACCACCCTGCACCTGGGCGGTTCGTACAGCCACGAGAACCTGAACAAGGGCACCCCGAACCTGTCGGCCGTGTCCCATTACGCCGGCCGCCGCGGTCCCTCGCAGACCATGGCCACCACCACCGCCGGCACCGGCGGCAACGATTCGCAGATCGACACCTTCGGTCTGGAAGCCGCGTTCCGCAACGGTCCGCTGTTCCTGCAGTCGGAGTACGCGCGCGCCAGCTACGGTCAGGCGAACGGCACTTCGCAGGACGTCGACGCGTACTACGTGCAGGGCAGCTTCATGCTCAACGGTGGCCTGAAGGCGTACAAGGGCGCCACCGGCGTGTTCGGCTCACCCAAGGTCGGCGAGTCCGGCCTGTGGGAACTCACCGCACGCTACGACGTGATGGAGAACAAGGACGTCAACGACATGAAGACCACTTCGGCGTTGATCGGCCTGAACTACTACATCAACCCGAACATGCGGGTGATGCTGAACTACACCAAGGGCAAGAATGACAAGACCGGCGACGAGCCGGGCCAGATCGCGCTGCGCACGCAGTTCGCGTTCTGA
- the pstC gene encoding phosphate ABC transporter permease subunit PstC has protein sequence MSATTSDLPIASRRDAADSRHDRWFRWLLTATAVFVLFSLAGAALSMLWGGRSVLSHEGLGFFFSTDWNPVENKYGALVPIYGTLVTALIAMVIAVPVSFGIAFFLTEVAPRWLRTPVGTAIELLAGIPSIIYGMWGFFVLMPVMREHLIPWMDAHLGPLPVIGPLFQGPPIGAGMLTSGLVLSIMVIPFISSTMREVFLTVPARLKESAYALGATKWEVSWDIVLPYTRSAVIGGVFLGLGRALGETMAVAFVIGNSVSFTASLLEPSTTIAALIANDFGEATETYRAALLLLGFVLFIVTFIVLALARLMLLNLARKEGNR, from the coding sequence ATGAGCGCCACCACCTCCGACCTTCCGATCGCCAGCCGCCGTGATGCGGCCGATTCGCGCCACGACCGCTGGTTCCGCTGGCTGCTGACCGCCACCGCGGTCTTCGTCCTGTTCAGCCTGGCCGGCGCCGCCCTCTCGATGCTGTGGGGCGGGCGCAGCGTCCTGTCGCACGAGGGCCTGGGCTTCTTCTTCTCCACCGACTGGAACCCGGTGGAGAACAAGTACGGCGCGCTTGTGCCGATCTACGGCACGCTGGTCACCGCGCTGATCGCGATGGTGATCGCGGTGCCGGTGAGCTTCGGCATCGCCTTCTTCCTCACCGAGGTGGCGCCGCGCTGGCTGCGCACGCCGGTGGGCACCGCCATCGAACTGCTGGCCGGCATCCCCTCGATCATCTACGGCATGTGGGGCTTCTTCGTGCTGATGCCGGTGATGCGCGAGCACCTGATTCCGTGGATGGACGCGCACCTGGGCCCGCTGCCGGTGATCGGCCCGCTGTTCCAGGGCCCGCCGATCGGCGCCGGCATGCTGACCTCCGGCCTTGTGCTGTCGATCATGGTGATCCCGTTCATCTCCTCGACCATGCGCGAGGTGTTCCTGACCGTGCCGGCGCGGCTTAAGGAATCGGCCTACGCGCTCGGCGCGACCAAGTGGGAAGTGAGCTGGGACATCGTCCTGCCCTACACCCGCTCGGCGGTGATCGGCGGCGTGTTCCTGGGCTTGGGCCGCGCGCTGGGCGAAACCATGGCGGTGGCCTTCGTGATCGGCAACAGCGTGTCTTTCACTGCGTCGCTGCTGGAGCCGTCGACCACCATCGCCGCGCTCATCGCCAACGATTTCGGCGAGGCCACCGAGACCTATCGCGCCGCCCTGCTGCTGCTCGGCTTCGTGCTGTTCATCGTCACCTTCATCGTGCTGGCGCTGGCCCGGCTGATGCTGCTCAACCTCGCGCGCAAGGAGGGCAACCGGTGA